The following are encoded together in the Hoplias malabaricus isolate fHopMal1 chromosome 3, fHopMal1.hap1, whole genome shotgun sequence genome:
- the zgc:65895 gene encoding TSC22 domain family protein 1 isoform X2 yields MTSPCYTVAMDLGVCQLRNFSISFLSSVLGTESSSPLDSSSSGASVVAIDNKIEQAMDLVKSHLMYAVREEVEVLKEQIKELIERNSQLEQENNLLKNLASPEQLAQFQAQVQSSSPTSGTQPATLTAPSGPPQSLPPGQGMGPPI; encoded by the exons ATGACTTCTCCATGTTACACCGTGGCGATGGACCTTGGTGTTTGCCAGCTGAGGAATTTTTCTATTTCGTTTTTATCATCGGTCTTGGGCACAGAGAGCTCTTCGCCCCTTGACAGTAG CTCTTCGGGTGCCAGTGTGGTGGCCATAGACAATAAAATAGAGCAAGCCATG GACCTAGTCAAGAGCCACCTCATGTACGCAGTGCGTGAGGAAGTGGAGGTGCTGAAGGAGCAGATAAAGGAGCTGATCGAGCGAAACTCGCAGCTGGAGCAGGAGAACAACCTGTTGAAAAACCTGGCCAGTCCAGAACAGCTTGCTCAGTTCCAGGCGCAGGTGCAATCCAGCTCACCCACCTCCGGAACCCAGCCAGCGACCCTAACAGCTCCAAGCGGCCCTCCACAAAGCCTGCCCCCCGGTCAGGGCATGGGTCCCCCCATCTAA